A DNA window from Hoplias malabaricus isolate fHopMal1 chromosome 5, fHopMal1.hap1, whole genome shotgun sequence contains the following coding sequences:
- the slco4a1 gene encoding solute carrier organic anion transporter family member 4A1 — protein MPHLLNNDTSFSSKQELLDLQDGPLSPSVDTPSPVGSQGETPTGSIPSSPARDTTVKSPKKGADPTEPHLGVKFVPSDSENLCGWGALTPSFVQTFNTPRWMLFFLCIASFLQGMIINGFINTVITSIERRFDLRSYQAGLIASSYDIAACLCLAFVSYFGGTGHKPRWLGWGVLIMALGSLVFALPHFTTPPYQVKIKEHAGLCSANHTETCGDSEGSGLSVYRFVFMLGQFLHGVGATPLYTLGVTYLDENVKSSYAPVYIGIFYTAAIVGPAAGYLLGGFFLNMYTEIGQSTELTPENPLWVGAWWIGFLAGGAAALITALPILGYPSQLPGSQRYVAMRVSEAHQLKDGSQVTAADPQFGKTVKDMPRSVLLLLKNPTFIFLCLAGATEATLIAGMSTFGPKFLEAQFSLSASEAATWFGYMVVPAGGGGTFLGGYIVKKLNLRCRGIIRFCMLCAVVSLMAIFIFLLNCPNVPMAGVTAAYHNSSTQGHYNVSFYNHPQSSSFVVGDNLTVGCNADCHCVKEHYNPVCGADGVMYYSPCHAGCSTVNHTLSHGGRQMFTGCSCVLGNVSRGQEGVAVSGKCSSSCNHMPTFLTFLFIVISFTFLCSIPALTATLRCVPDSQRSFGLGIQWIVVRTFGGIPGPIAFGSVIDFSCLLWQEQCGEHGSCYLYQNSAMSQYTLMAGIIYKVLGTIFFLLASVLYQPPPESPQSSCESTDQGAGDSGDFPIKDLPPEIIANVHARL, from the exons ATGCCCCATTTGCTGAACAATGACACTTCTTTCAGCTCCAAGCAGGAGCTCCTGGACCTCCAGGATGGACCTCTTTCTCCCAGTGTGGACACCCCAAGCCCAGTGGGGTCACAAGGAGAAACACCTACTGGTTCCATACCAAGCAGTCCAGCTAGAGACACAACAGTCAAGAGCCCAAAGAAAGGGGCAGATCCCACAGAGCCACATTTAGGGGTGAAATTTGTACCCTCAGACTCTGAGAACCTGTGTGGATGGGGGGCTCTAACTCCCAGCTTTGTCCAGACCTTCAACACTCCTCGCTGGATGCTTTTCTTTTTATGTATAGCCTCATTCCTCCAAGGCATGATCATCAATGGCTTCATCAACACTGTCATCACCTCCATTGAAAGACGTTTCGATCTGCGCAGCTACCAG GCGGGACTCATTGCTAGCTCTTATGACATTGCTGCCTGTTTGTGCCTGGCGTTCGTCAGCTATTTTGGAGGTACTGGCCATAAGCCTCGCTGGCTAGGCTGGGGGGTTCTGATCATGGCTTTGGGCTCTCTGGTATTTGCACTTCCCCACTTTACTACACCTCCCTATCAGGTGAAGATTAAGGAGCATGCAGGATTGTGCTCGGCCAATCACACAGAGACATGTGGGGACAGCGAAGGGAGTGGCCTCTCTGTTTATCGCTTTGTCTTCATGCTGGGTCAGTTCCTGCATGGTGTTGGGGCTACACCCCTTTACACTCTCGGAGTCACTTACCTGGATGAAAATGTCAAGTCCAGCTATGCACCAGTCtatatag GTATCTTCTACACAGCAGCCATTGTGGGCCCGGCAGCTGGATACTTGCTCGGTGGATTTTTCCTGAACATGTACACAGAAATCGGTCAATC AACTGAGTTGACTCCAGAGAATCCATTGTGGGTGGGGGCATGGTGGATTGGTTTTCTGGCTGGAGGGGCTGCAGCTCTGATCACCGCTCTGCCCATTCTGGGATACCCTTCCCAGCTACCAG GTTCTCAGCGTTATGTGGCCATGCGTGTGTCTGAGGCTCATCAGCTGAAGGATGGCAGTCAAGTGACGGCTGCTGACCCTCAGTTTGGCAAAACTGTGAAGGATATGCCCAG ATCAGTGTTGCTATTGCTGAAGAACCCAACATTTATTTTCCTGTGTCTGGCTGGTGCTACAGAGGCTACTCTCATAGCTGGGATGTCCACCTTTGGGCCCAAGTTTCTGGAGGCTCAGTTTAGTCTCAGTGCCTCAGAAGCAGCCACCTGGTTTG GCTACATGGTGGTGCCTGCTGGAGGTGGCGGTACTTTTCTCGGTGGCTACATCGTGAAGAAGCTGAACCTGCGCTGTCGGGGCATCATACGCTTCTGCATGCTCTGTGCAGTGGTCAGTCTAATGGCCATCTTCATCTTCCTCCTGAACTGCCCTAATGTGCCCATGGCAGGAGTGACTGCCGCCTATCACAACAGCTCCACACAGGGCCACTATAACGTCTCTTTCTACAATCATCCACAATCATCCAG TTTTGTTGTTGGAGATAATCTGACGGTGGGCTGTAATGCAGACTGCCACTGTGTAAAGGAGCACTATAACCCAGTGTGTGGTGCTGATGGAGTGATGTATTATTCCCCCTGTCACGCTGGCTGCAGCACAGTCAACCATACACTCAGCCACGGAGGCAGACAG atgtTTACGGGCTGCAGTTGTGTGTTGGGGAATGTTTCACGGGGTCAGGAGGGTGTGGCTGTATCAGGAAAATGTAGCTCCTCCTGTAATCACATGCCTACCTTCCTAACCTTCCTCTTCATCGTCATCTCCTTCACCTTCCTGTGCAGTATTCCTGCTCTCACAGCCACGCTCAG gtgtgttcctgacaGCCAAAGATCTTTTGGACTGGGCATTCAGTGGATTGTGGTGCGGACATTCG GTGGCATCCCAGGTCCAATAGCATTCGGGTCTGTTATCGACTTCTCGTGTTTGCTGTGGCAGGAGCAGTGTGGGGAGCATGGCTCTTGTTACCTTTACCAAAACTCTGCAATGAGCCAGTACACACTAATGGCTGGCATCATCTACAAG gttttaGGCACTATATTTTTCTTGTTGGCGAGTGTTTTGTATCAGCCTCCTCCAGAGTCTCCTCAGAGCAGCTGTGAGAGCACAGATCAGGGGGCAGGAGACAGTGGAGACTTTCCTATTAAAGACCTTCCCCCTGAGATTATAGCTAATGTACATGCCAGGTTGTGA